A window of the Paenibacillus woosongensis genome harbors these coding sequences:
- a CDS encoding SRPBCC family protein: MRMHMKEAPVVRTGMLIRRPVEEVFEAIADPSITTKFWFTKSSGRLEAGKRIRWEWEMYGVGTDVDVLEIEANRRILLNWSPPDIQSVEMVFTPFSDSETYLSVTNSGFKGDGDQAVQDALDAMGGFTMVLCALKALLEHGIVRTIAESRLCGHIADFQ; this comes from the coding sequence ATGAGAATGCATATGAAAGAGGCGCCTGTTGTTCGAACGGGAATGTTGATTCGTCGTCCGGTTGAAGAGGTATTTGAGGCAATAGCGGACCCTTCAATCACTACAAAATTCTGGTTTACGAAGAGCAGCGGAAGGCTGGAGGCCGGCAAGCGCATCCGCTGGGAATGGGAGATGTACGGCGTTGGGACAGATGTGGATGTGCTGGAAATCGAAGCAAACCGCCGTATTTTGCTGAATTGGTCGCCGCCTGATATTCAATCCGTGGAAATGGTCTTTACACCGTTCAGCGATAGCGAAACCTATCTTAGTGTTACGAACTCTGGATTTAAGGGAGACGGGGATCAAGCTGTACAGGATGCCCTTGACGCGATGGGCGGATTTACAATGGTGCTCTGTGCATTAAAGGCGCTGCTGGAGCATGGTATTGTCCGTACCATAGCCGAGTCCCGCCTGTGCGGCCACATCGCGGATTTCCAGTAA
- a CDS encoding GIY-YIG nuclease family protein, whose translation MKTIIQELPLSPGVYLMRDSRGTVIYVGKSKSLKKRVQSYFYNNKSHSPKVKKLVHHVKDLEHIVTDTEFEAFMLECRLIQDIKPMYNRKMKNPLGYSYIVLRQKRDWRWLEITDTLDEGGQDRSRFFGPYTASRKSLEHAVARIEECCRIACNHKPAAASVNTPCLNYSLGLCLGKCLGGANARRFDEVMDRFIGLLQGNDRSLYDEMERKMVEAAERFDFEQAAKYRDGMEAVNLLLSKRQVIEFAAENHSILVYEHLDKDTIKLFLIKRNVVLHSERCSVATSADIESLQQRAKVLILSYFTKDTECDAAEVTREDIDAVQIIYSYLQSSACRYLLIPGSWIEADEQSELAAALREFWA comes from the coding sequence ATGAAAACAATAATACAGGAGCTCCCGCTGTCGCCGGGCGTATATCTCATGAGAGATTCGCGGGGAACGGTCATTTACGTTGGCAAATCCAAAAGTCTCAAGAAGAGAGTTCAATCGTATTTTTACAACAATAAATCGCACTCCCCCAAAGTGAAGAAGCTGGTTCACCATGTCAAAGACCTGGAGCACATCGTTACCGATACGGAGTTTGAAGCGTTTATGCTGGAATGCAGGCTCATTCAGGACATAAAGCCGATGTATAATCGGAAGATGAAAAATCCGCTAGGTTACAGTTACATCGTATTGCGGCAAAAGCGCGATTGGCGTTGGCTGGAAATTACAGATACGCTGGATGAAGGCGGTCAAGACCGGTCTCGTTTTTTTGGCCCTTATACAGCCAGCAGAAAAAGCCTTGAACATGCCGTGGCAAGGATTGAGGAATGCTGCAGAATTGCCTGCAATCATAAGCCTGCAGCTGCATCGGTAAATACTCCATGCTTGAACTATTCGCTTGGCCTCTGTCTTGGCAAATGTCTTGGCGGCGCAAATGCCCGGCGATTCGATGAAGTCATGGATCGATTCATTGGCCTGCTTCAAGGGAATGATCGAAGTTTATATGATGAAATGGAGCGCAAAATGGTGGAGGCCGCCGAACGTTTCGATTTTGAGCAGGCTGCAAAGTACAGGGACGGCATGGAGGCGGTGAATTTGCTCTTAAGCAAACGGCAAGTGATCGAGTTCGCGGCAGAGAATCACAGCATCCTTGTCTACGAGCATTTAGACAAAGATACGATAAAGCTATTTCTAATTAAGAGGAACGTTGTGCTGCACAGTGAGCGATGCTCTGTGGCTACTTCAGCGGATATCGAATCGCTGCAACAGAGAGCCAAAGTCTTGATTCTGAGCTATTTCACGAAAGATACGGAATGCGATGCTGCCGAGGTAACCCGGGAAGATATCGATGCCGTGCAAATCATCTATAGCTATTTGCAGAGCAGCGCCTGCCGCTACCTCCTTATTCCCGGCAGTTGGATAGAGGCGGATGAACAAAGCGAACTCGCGGCGGCGCTGCGGGAATTTTGGGCTTAA
- a CDS encoding cupin domain-containing protein encodes MIDPVLQNPNLRLAADSNQVLNYQRDPHNYITQVFGEQLPAIKTGFFNVHLTKGIIIQPHWHTNVNELVYVIHGEVITSVFDPFTQRLISYHLKPGQVSMFPKGWFHWIIAESDHAHLLTIFDQPTPDIVYGSDFLRFLPAEVAQRAYGIRAEDYARAVAPIRESVILGPPVGYGAMIANQPYSERG; translated from the coding sequence ATGATCGATCCCGTTCTGCAAAATCCGAATTTGCGCCTGGCGGCGGATTCCAATCAAGTACTAAACTATCAGCGCGATCCGCATAATTATATTACCCAAGTATTCGGGGAACAGCTTCCCGCGATAAAAACCGGATTTTTCAATGTACATTTAACGAAAGGCATCATTATCCAGCCGCATTGGCATACAAATGTCAACGAACTGGTATATGTTATCCACGGAGAGGTAATTACCTCCGTGTTTGATCCATTTACGCAAAGATTGATTTCGTACCATTTAAAGCCCGGGCAAGTCTCTATGTTTCCAAAAGGCTGGTTTCACTGGATTATTGCGGAAAGCGATCATGCCCACCTGCTTACGATTTTCGATCAGCCTACGCCAGATATTGTGTATGGCTCGGATTTTCTGCGTTTCCTGCCGGCAGAGGTGGCGCAGCGTGCGTATGGCATTCGTGCAGAGGATTATGCACGAGCCGTTGCGCCTATTCGGGAATCCGTGATTTTGGGGCCGCCAGTCGGATACGGGGCAATGATAGCCAATCAGCCCTATTCAGAAAGGGGTTAA
- a CDS encoding YusW family protein codes for MQISWTSGTKDKVEDKRPEAKPNPEQNAGGIVEFEFEAGLTGKQKVQLEYKQKKGAAQAEVEISAKKDKEKLKGQQAVQYVEKLLGEAGLTDSMSSREAAEKLMTALDINKDQIKELGLKIKFSSGKQLKLEIDNDDEDDDEDNDDE; via the coding sequence ATGCAGATCAGTTGGACAAGCGGTACTAAAGATAAGGTCGAGGATAAGAGACCCGAAGCGAAGCCGAATCCGGAGCAAAACGCTGGCGGGATTGTGGAATTCGAATTTGAGGCCGGGCTGACAGGGAAGCAAAAAGTACAGCTGGAATACAAGCAGAAAAAGGGAGCTGCCCAGGCCGAGGTCGAAATCAGCGCCAAAAAAGACAAGGAAAAGCTCAAAGGCCAGCAAGCTGTGCAGTATGTAGAGAAGCTTCTTGGCGAAGCTGGCCTAACGGACAGCATGAGCAGCAGGGAAGCCGCAGAGAAGCTGATGACAGCGCTGGATATCAACAAGGATCAAATCAAAGAGCTGGGGCTTAAAATTAAATTCTCCAGCGGGAAACAATTGAAACTCGAGATCGACAACGACGATGAAGATGATGACGAAGACAATGACGATGAATAA
- a CDS encoding S-layer homology domain-containing protein — translation MKNVKGLLCLLLAGFLIFGQSGQILAREFKDIQEAEWAAGYITKMQSKKVLQGFEDGSFRPNQPVTRVEAIVTAVRLMGLDGDAKSKSSATQLHFKDADQLDKRY, via the coding sequence ATGAAAAATGTAAAGGGTTTGCTTTGCTTGCTACTAGCCGGATTTCTTATCTTCGGACAATCTGGCCAAATTCTGGCGCGGGAATTTAAAGATATTCAAGAAGCGGAATGGGCTGCGGGATACATAACGAAAATGCAATCGAAAAAAGTATTGCAGGGCTTCGAGGACGGCTCCTTCCGTCCGAACCAGCCAGTCACCCGCGTCGAAGCTATCGTTACGGCCGTCCGTTTGATGGGACTCGATGGCGATGCCAAATCGAAATCCAGCGCAACCCAGCTTCATTTCAAAGATGCAGATCAGTTGGACAAGCGGTACTAA
- a CDS encoding phosphotransferase, giving the protein MLRSILEQYPPEYSGRIQQGASGWNNTTYFVEGRSRRSVLRIYETHQDLEKIRFEHIVLQALNDEGTLNYRVPRPVRTNSGETTVRLEDGTGRYACMFEYIEGTRLQGDESTAALSFGEAAGEMLSRLAEIDPGMQPSYRPYYELPQSYPICTREAVLEFCQQPPPSFMDLREPLGELGLAYQDLLERLDGLEKLPQQLIHGDLNYSNLLVSEDDPAQVTALLDFEFCTKDVRAMEPAVIISGLLGQGEDKDREAVNRFCQGFGSRVRLTGEELEAVPVLLRLRQIDVFLHFMSRFLQGIDGPEVLREQIRSTSAGLRQLERHGKWIKESLVRYIQV; this is encoded by the coding sequence ATGCTGAGATCGATACTAGAACAGTATCCGCCGGAATATAGCGGGAGGATACAGCAGGGAGCCAGCGGCTGGAATAATACGACTTACTTTGTCGAAGGCAGGTCGCGCCGCAGTGTCCTGCGGATCTATGAAACCCACCAGGATTTAGAGAAGATCCGGTTCGAGCATATAGTGCTGCAAGCGCTGAACGACGAGGGCACATTGAATTACCGGGTTCCGCGGCCCGTTCGGACGAATTCCGGAGAGACGACGGTTCGGCTGGAAGACGGAACTGGACGATATGCATGCATGTTTGAATACATAGAAGGAACAAGGCTGCAAGGTGATGAGAGTACAGCGGCCCTATCGTTCGGAGAAGCGGCTGGAGAAATGCTGTCGCGTTTGGCGGAAATTGACCCGGGAATGCAGCCGTCTTACAGGCCGTATTATGAATTGCCTCAGTCTTATCCGATATGCACCCGCGAAGCCGTGCTGGAGTTTTGCCAGCAGCCGCCTCCGTCATTTATGGATTTGCGGGAACCGCTCGGGGAGCTGGGGCTAGCCTATCAGGACCTGCTTGAGAGACTGGATGGACTGGAGAAGCTGCCGCAGCAGCTCATCCACGGAGATCTCAATTATTCCAATCTGCTCGTAAGCGAGGATGATCCGGCGCAGGTAACGGCATTGCTCGATTTCGAGTTCTGTACAAAGGATGTCCGGGCGATGGAGCCGGCTGTCATTATTTCAGGGCTGCTCGGCCAGGGCGAGGACAAGGACCGGGAGGCTGTCAACCGGTTCTGTCAGGGGTTTGGCAGTAGGGTTCGTCTTACGGGGGAAGAGCTTGAGGCTGTCCCGGTGCTTTTGCGGCTGCGTCAAATCGATGTGTTTCTGCATTTTATGAGCCGATTTCTACAGGGGATCGATGGTCCAGAGGTGCTGCGAGAGCAGATTCGCTCTACATCGGCAGGGCTTCGGCAGCTGGAACGCCATGGAAAATGGATTAAGGAGAGTCTTGTGCGTTACATTCAAGTTTAA
- a CDS encoding cyclic lactone autoinducer peptide — MKKVAYASASMLSLFAAFVVSTASFLYIYQGETPEELLK; from the coding sequence ATGAAAAAAGTAGCCTATGCCAGTGCTTCCATGTTGTCTCTCTTCGCTGCGTTTGTTGTTTCCACGGCTAGCTTCCTGTACATTTATCAAGGCGAAACACCAGAAGAATTGCTCAAATAA
- a CDS encoding accessory gene regulator ArgB-like protein, whose translation MINMMANRIAVQIKRTAPDHPASIAVLRYSIALLLNAVLIITLTLLLSAFTGRTHEVLIILVSFALLRQVSGGIHLNSGMKCVLATTALFTMLSLIELSAFNMVILNVIAAMLCLIFAPSRIQQQTRIPVQYYPLLKWISVLIVCSNFLIMSPVLSLSFAAQSMLLIKLRR comes from the coding sequence ATGATCAATATGATGGCTAATCGAATTGCTGTGCAAATCAAGAGAACCGCTCCCGATCATCCGGCCTCGATTGCCGTTCTGCGGTATTCCATCGCCCTGCTGTTGAATGCTGTGCTGATCATCACTTTGACGCTGCTGCTGTCGGCTTTTACCGGCAGGACGCATGAAGTATTGATTATTCTTGTGTCATTTGCTCTTCTTCGCCAGGTTTCGGGCGGAATCCATCTGAATTCCGGCATGAAATGTGTGCTTGCAACTACTGCGTTATTTACCATGCTGTCCCTCATCGAGCTCAGCGCTTTCAATATGGTGATCCTTAATGTGATCGCTGCGATGCTTTGCCTCATTTTTGCCCCATCCAGAATACAGCAGCAGACGCGTATTCCTGTTCAATATTATCCTTTGCTTAAATGGATATCTGTGCTGATTGTATGCTCCAATTTTCTAATCATGTCACCCGTACTTAGCCTTTCCTTTGCTGCCCAGTCGATGCTGTTAATCAAACTAAGGAGGTGA